TGTGATTTGAGTCTCTTTCAACTTGGCTTACGATTACTCGATCACCTCTTGGATTATGAATTACCTATCCCGGTACTATTTTATTATGCATTTGAGGCACGATTATGAAAATGTGTCCGGTAGTGAGTTAATTATAAAGTGTAATTATAAAACACGGACATAATGCAGTATCTTATAATTAAACCCAGTAATGAGGGGGATAACCATGAAACAGGAAAGAGTAAGACCATCAGCATTCAGAGTATCAAGTATCGGTTGGATTTTTGCTCTGGCAGCCCTGCTGGCAGTATCAGCAGTCTTTATCCCGCAGGCAGAGACAGAAACACTCCTGCCCGCAACCTCCCAATGCCCTGAGGATGATTCGGGAGCCCTGGATATCGGAGGAGTCAAGGCGATACCAGGGAGGAAAGTGCGGGTGCCGGTAAAAATCCAGGGTGCACCCAATAAAGTATCCGCCTTCGGCTTCGAGGTTACTTACCCTGCACAGCGCTTTGAATTCCTTGGCTTTGAACCGGGAGAGCTGGCTGCATCGTTCATTCCGTTCGATGTTACGCAAATTATTCCGGGCAGGTTGAGGGCCGCGGGAGTCTCCACGGGAGGCGGCATTCCTCAAGGGGCGGGCGGTTGTCTGGTCTGGCTGAACTTTCAGGTAAAAGAGAGCCAGACTCGGGAGAGTCAGGCTCAGGACAGCCAGGAAAACGGCCCGAAAAATCCCGGTCAGGGAATAGCCGGCATTGCGAATCCTGCCTCGGTCTATTGCCTGAAAAATGGAGGGAAGCTGGAAATACGGCAGGATGCAGAAGGCGGCCAGTATGGGGTTTGCATCTTCAGCGATGGAAAAGAATGCGAGGAGTGGGCCTATTTCAAAGGGGAATGCAAACCGGAACAGAAAAGCGAGTGTTATTCCCTGCACCTTGAGAATCTCAAGGATGACCTGGCACATTTTTCCTCAAGCCAGGGATGCCTTTGCCTCTCGGATTGTCAGGGAGGAGATCTTAACAATGATGGGGATGTTACTCCGCAGGACGCTCTGATTGCCTTTCGCTGCTATCTCAAAGCAGGCCCCTGTTCTGAATGCGCTGATGTAGATAATAATGGCAGCGTTACTCCAGCGGATGCGCTCTGCATTTTTAAAACCTACCTGGGACTTCCCTCCTGCCTGGACCAGCAGGCGGGACAGCCAGCCCCTGCACCTCTGGGGATGGAGGGAGAATGGAAAAGTCAAAACCCGGATATCGGCGGAGGGAAAATGGTCGTTGACCGGCAAAAGCAGACCGTGGAGATGCTTGACTCACCTCAAGCTCAAGGACTGGGATTACTGGTAAACTTCCAGTATACCCCGACCGGAGGCTCAGGCCCTATCTCCTTTCAGGCCAAGTTTCCTGCCGGAAGCATAGTCGCCAATTTTATTGGCACAGCAAACAACAGTCTCTGCCCGCTGGGGGTCTGGTGCATCTGGGCAGGACAGTTCCTCGTGGATGGCAGCTATAGCCTCAAGAATAACCTGGGCCAGCTCCTGGATGAAGGGACATTCAATCTCAAATACCCTGCTGTTCCCTGATGCCCGATCGCTCGCTCCCTCTCCCCGAAGGGCAATGTCATTAACGTTAATGACATTGCCCCTGATGGGGGATGCTGGGTGGGGGTGATGGTTATTATTACCTTCCTCATCGATAATAAGGGAAATTGGGAACATCTGACAAACATCTCTCCTGTTGGACAAGCATTGCTGCCTATGGTATAATTTGCTTCCAATAAGCTGGAAAATTCAAATCCAGCCCTAAATTGGACAATAAACAAAAGCCCCCGAAAACTCATGGCTACCTTAGAGCCCGCAAAGTCGATGACTATCCGCAAGATGCTGGAGGAGCAGGAGGAGAAAATACTCTCTCCAAAAGCCGCTTTCAGCTCGCTCAGCCGGGGCCGGGTGCATCCGGAGCAGGAATGCCCCATCCGGCCAAGTTTCCAGCGGGACAGAGACCGCATCATTCACTGCAAGAGTTTTCGCCGGCTGAAGGACAAGACCCAGGTCTTTCTTTCTCCATCGGGTGATCACTACCGCACCCGGCTGACCCACACCCTTGAGGTTTCACAAATTGCCAGGACCATCGCCAAAGCGCTCTCTCTCAATGAGACTCTGACTGAAGCCATTTCCATGGGCCATGACCTGGGCCATACGCCATTTGGTCATGCCGGAGAGGAAGCTCTCAATGAAATTCACCCCGGCGGGTTCAAACATGCGGAGCAGAGCCTGCGGGTGGCTGATGTTCTGGAGAAGAACGGGAGGGGGCTCAACCTCACGATCGAGGTCCGCGACGGCATTCAGCGCCACTCAAAAGGAAGGGCTGGTCTGTTGCCGACCCCGCACGACAAATCACTCACCCTTGAAGGAGATGTGGTCCGGGTAGCGGATACCATTGCCTATGTGAATCATGATGTTGACGACGGAATGAGGGCTGGAATCATCCACCTGGAGCATTTGCCCAGAGATTGCCAGACGATACTTGGCACCACCACCGTCGGACGGATCAACACCATGGTCATCGATGTCATTCAGACCACTCTCGAACATGACCTGGAGCGCATTTCCATGAGTGATGCCGTTTTATCAGCCACTCTCGACCTGCGGGAATACCTCTATCGGAAGGTGTATTACAATTCCAAAACCGACAGCGAATTTACCAAGGCCTCAAAAATCATTAAAGAGCTCTATGAGTATTACCTTGAACATCCAGACCTTTTGCCCGACCATTTTAACCGGCAGTGCTCTTCGGGAGAGGATGTCCATCAGGCGGTGTGTGATTACATTGCCGGGATGACCGACCGGTTCGCCCTGCGGTTGTACCAGGAAATATTCTTCCCCAAGCCGTGGCTGGTATTGTGAAAGTGGTCAGTGATCAGTGGTCAGTGGCCAGTAAAAAGCTAGTGAGGAGTAATTTTATGCGCATTGCAGCTATCATTCCTGCACGGTATCAGTCCAGTCGGTTTCCGGGCAAACCGCTGGCCCCGATTCTGGGCAAGCCGATGATTCAATATGTTTATGAGCGGTCCAGCGCAGCCAGCCTGATTGACGAAATCTGGGTGGCTACCGATGATCAGAGAATCTACGAGCGGGTCAGGTCTTTTGGGGGGCAGGTGATGCTTACTTCCCCGGATCACGAGTCGGGCACGGAAAGGGTCGCTGAGGCAGCACAAAGGATCGATGCCGATGTCGTGATCAATGTTCAGGGGGATGAGCCGCTGATCCGTCCCGAAGCGATCGACCTCCTGGCACGGGCTATGGCTGAAGACCAGCAAGCCCCTATGGCTACCCTCAAGCGGAAAATTCAGCGGGAACCGGACGCCGATAATCCTAACTGTGTCAAGGTGGTAACCGACAGACAGGGGTTTGCCCTCTACTTTTCCCGGTCTCCCATCCCTTGTATCCGGGACAGGTATGCGCCCCATGATACGCAGGCCGCCTTTTTTACCTACCAGCATGTCGGGATTTATGCATATCGGAAAGACTTCCTGCTCCAGATTCCCCTCCTTCCCCCTTCGATCCTGGAGCAGGCTGAAAAGCTGGAGCAGCTTCGAGTTCTGGAAAGTGGCTATCGGATCAAGGTAATTGAGACCGATTATGAATCATACGGAGTGGATATGCCGGAAGATATATCCAGAATCGAAGAACTGCTGTGCAGGGGTTCATTATGATTTTTGCTCATAATATACATAATATTAGAATATTAGACATCACACCGTTATTAAAAGAGAAGTCGGGAGTCAGGAGTCAGGAGTCAGGAGTCAGGAGTCAGAAGAAGGTAAAAAAACTTCGTAACTGCCTCATCCGCCGGGCAAGAAAGGGCCACAGTTCGGTCATATCTTCCAATACCTGTCCGCCTTCCCGGATGATTCGCTGATACCAGGCAAGACCCTCTCCATTTTCTGTAAAGTCAAACTGCTGGCCTTCTTTCTGGCCATGCCCGATCCCCCCCTGCCGCAGGACTACTACCTGCTTGCCCATTCTGATGGCCTGTACGACCGATTTCAGATTATACACATTCCCGTGGCCGATCATGATCGGCGCGAGCAGGACGAAGTCAGCGGATGAGATGGCTATCATGTTCTGGTGGAATGCCTGTTCGGAAATGGGGGAGAAGGGTTTTTCCTCCACTACGGCAATGCCAAGATGCCGGGCTGTTACCTCGTCCGAGTCTCCGGTATTCAGGACCCCGGCGCTTACCTTGAATCCCTCCTGGACCAGCCGCCGCATGATTTCGCTGCCGCTCCCTCCGCCGCACACCACATGGATCTGGCATTGAAAGGAGCGCTTTGGATCGATAAGCCGGGAGGGGAAAAAGACCCGGGGTTTTCGGGTCAGGGGGTCAAGACGGCAATCCACTCTGGCCTGGTAAACCTGTCTGATATTTTCTCCGGTAATGACGGTAGCGGGAGGCCCTTGAGCAAAGAGCCTGCCTTTTTGGAGGAGGATCAGCCGCTGGCAATACTCCGCGGCCAGGTTCAGATCATGGAGTACGGCCAGTATGGTAATGCCCCGCTCTTCGTTGAGAGAGCGCAGCAGGTCAAACACCTGCAATTGATAGTTGATGTCAAGGTGCGAGGTAGCCTCATCGAGAAGCAGAAGCTGAGGCTGCTGGGTCAATGCGCGGGCTATCAGCACTCTCTGAAGCTCCCCTCCGCTCAACTGCCGGATCTTGCGAAGGCGAAAATCGATGGTATTGGTCAGGGCCATGGATTGCTCGGCGATTTTCCGATCGAGCCTGCTTTCCACCAATTGCCAGCGCCGAAGATAGGGAGTGCGGCCAAGGAGCACGAATTCCTCGACCGTAAAATCACTGCTGGCTCCGGTCTGAAGCTGGGAAACCACGGCCAGCCTCCGGGCCAGTTGCCGGGGGGAAAGATGCCGGACATTTTCTCCCGAAAGCCGCACCTCCCCCCGTGCGGGGGCCAGTGCTCCGCTGATTACCCGAAGCAGGGTGCTTTTCCCTGAGCCATTCGGGCCGATGAGCCCGACAAATTCTCCTGTCTGGATCTGGAAATCGATCCCTTGAAGGACCGGCTCTTTCCGGGATTGCGGGTATCCGGCCTCAAGGTGCCTGACCAGAATCATCGGCTGATCAGCCGGGAGGCGATCTGCCGGGGACTCTTCCGGCTTGGGACAGCCTGACGCCTGCCCTTGTTTGCCGCTTCTTTTCTGTTCCATGCTCTTAGCCCAGGATGATATTCTTCTTATAAAGAAAATAGATGAACAGGCTTCCACCGGCAAGACCGGTGATCACCCCTACCGGCAGCTCGACCGGCGCAATGAGGGTGCGGGCCAGAGTGTCGGCCAGGATAAGGAATATCCCGCCGGATAAAAAGGAGGATATGATCAGCAGCCGGTGATCGCTGCCTGACAGCATGCGCATAAGGTGGGGCACGATCAGGCCCACAAATCCGATCATGCCGGAAATCGAGACCGCAAGAGCGGTCAGCAGGGTTCCCAGGAGAAAAAGCCATTTTTTGACCCGGTGAACGCTGACCCCAAGATGCAGGGCTTCTTCCTCGCCCAGGACCAGCGTGTTCAGTTCGCGGTAAAAGAGGAAGGAAACTCCAACCAGAAGGAGGATGCTGAAGCTGATCAGGATGACCAGCCTCGAGTTATTCTCCTCCAGAGAGCCCATAGTCCAGAACAGCAGGCTGTGAAGCTCTTGCAGGCTTTGTGACAGGGCCATGAGCAGCATAATGGCCGAGGAGGAGATAAAGCTGATCATCACCCCGGCCAGCAGCATGGTGTTGGTTTGCAGCAGGCTTTTTTTTACCGAAATGCCATAGACTATTGCCAGGGTCACAAGAGCGCCGAAAAACCCGGCCAGGGGCAGAAGACTGATTCCCCGGAAGAACTGCCAGCCCCTCACCACAAAAAGACAAACCCCCAGGGCGGCACCGCCTGAAATTCCCAGGGTGTAGGGCTCAACCAGGGGATTGTGGAACATTCCCTGAAAGATGACTCCCGCCACCGACAAGGCCCCGCCAACGGACAGGCCAAGCACCAGCCGGGGAAGGCGGATCCGGAAAATGATGGTGGAGGTGACTCCTTCTGTCCCACCCGAAAGAAGCCATGCCCGGAAAGCCTTGAGCAGGGCAGGGAAGGGGATGTGAGTCGAACCCAGGGAGAGAGAAAAAAAGCCTGCCACAACCAGCAGAACCAGCAGCCCGGTAATCCAGAACAGGTACCGGGTGAGATTGAAGGTAGCGGCGGAGACATCTGAGGGGGGAGGAGAAGGGGAGACTGCGTTCATCGAAGGGCTCTTTGAAAAATGGTAATAGTCATAAAAATAATCCCCGTAGTAGATAAACTCAATACATAATTTCACCTTTTGAGAACACTGTTTTAGTAATCCTACATTTTTTACTGGATATTTGCAAGGATATTTCTCAGATCACACCCTGCCGATAGGCGGGATTAGAAAATCCCGCCTATCGGCTTTGACGTTTCACTCCCAGCCATGCACAATGGTTGGAGAATAAAGGACAGGATCAAGGGTTTTCGGCATTTACCAAACCCTCTTGTTGTGAATCCGGGTCTTGAGTATCTAACGGTCCCCAAAGGGTCTGTGGCTCAGCCGAATCGATCGATGCCTGACGAATGGCCGCAACCCCCTGAGAATCACTGGCTCTCCCATACCTGGCGATATACAGGGCTGCGCTTCCGGCTCCATGTGGAGAGGCCATACTTGTTCCACTCCCTATAGCATATCCCCCGTTTTTATAGGTGGAGAGGATATTAACCCCCGGAGCTGCAAAATCTATAGCTGCACCAGGAGACAGGACCGGATTACCCTCCACTACCGAGTTAC
This portion of the bacterium genome encodes:
- a CDS encoding DUF333 domain-containing protein, yielding MKQERVRPSAFRVSSIGWIFALAALLAVSAVFIPQAETETLLPATSQCPEDDSGALDIGGVKAIPGRKVRVPVKIQGAPNKVSAFGFEVTYPAQRFEFLGFEPGELAASFIPFDVTQIIPGRLRAAGVSTGGGIPQGAGGCLVWLNFQVKESQTRESQAQDSQENGPKNPGQGIAGIANPASVYCLKNGGKLEIRQDAEGGQYGVCIFSDGKECEEWAYFKGECKPEQKSECYSLHLENLKDDLAHFSSSQGCLCLSDCQGGDLNNDGDVTPQDALIAFRCYLKAGPCSECADVDNNGSVTPADALCIFKTYLGLPSCLDQQAGQPAPAPLGMEGEWKSQNPDIGGGKMVVDRQKQTVEMLDSPQAQGLGLLVNFQYTPTGGSGPISFQAKFPAGSIVANFIGTANNSLCPLGVWCIWAGQFLVDGSYSLKNNLGQLLDEGTFNLKYPAVP
- a CDS encoding deoxyguanosinetriphosphate triphosphohydrolase, whose protein sequence is MATLEPAKSMTIRKMLEEQEEKILSPKAAFSSLSRGRVHPEQECPIRPSFQRDRDRIIHCKSFRRLKDKTQVFLSPSGDHYRTRLTHTLEVSQIARTIAKALSLNETLTEAISMGHDLGHTPFGHAGEEALNEIHPGGFKHAEQSLRVADVLEKNGRGLNLTIEVRDGIQRHSKGRAGLLPTPHDKSLTLEGDVVRVADTIAYVNHDVDDGMRAGIIHLEHLPRDCQTILGTTTVGRINTMVIDVIQTTLEHDLERISMSDAVLSATLDLREYLYRKVYYNSKTDSEFTKASKIIKELYEYYLEHPDLLPDHFNRQCSSGEDVHQAVCDYIAGMTDRFALRLYQEIFFPKPWLVL
- the kdsB gene encoding 3-deoxy-manno-octulosonate cytidylyltransferase, which produces MRIAAIIPARYQSSRFPGKPLAPILGKPMIQYVYERSSAASLIDEIWVATDDQRIYERVRSFGGQVMLTSPDHESGTERVAEAAQRIDADVVINVQGDEPLIRPEAIDLLARAMAEDQQAPMATLKRKIQREPDADNPNCVKVVTDRQGFALYFSRSPIPCIRDRYAPHDTQAAFFTYQHVGIYAYRKDFLLQIPLLPPSILEQAEKLEQLRVLESGYRIKVIETDYESYGVDMPEDISRIEELLCRGSL
- a CDS encoding ABC transporter ATP-binding protein — encoded protein: MEQKRSGKQGQASGCPKPEESPADRLPADQPMILVRHLEAGYPQSRKEPVLQGIDFQIQTGEFVGLIGPNGSGKSTLLRVISGALAPARGEVRLSGENVRHLSPRQLARRLAVVSQLQTGASSDFTVEEFVLLGRTPYLRRWQLVESRLDRKIAEQSMALTNTIDFRLRKIRQLSGGELQRVLIARALTQQPQLLLLDEATSHLDINYQLQVFDLLRSLNEERGITILAVLHDLNLAAEYCQRLILLQKGRLFAQGPPATVITGENIRQVYQARVDCRLDPLTRKPRVFFPSRLIDPKRSFQCQIHVVCGGGSGSEIMRRLVQEGFKVSAGVLNTGDSDEVTARHLGIAVVEEKPFSPISEQAFHQNMIAISSADFVLLAPIMIGHGNVYNLKSVVQAIRMGKQVVVLRQGGIGHGQKEGQQFDFTENGEGLAWYQRIIREGGQVLEDMTELWPFLARRMRQLRSFFTFF
- a CDS encoding iron ABC transporter permease, with the protein product MKLCIEFIYYGDYFYDYYHFSKSPSMNAVSPSPPPSDVSAATFNLTRYLFWITGLLVLLVVAGFFSLSLGSTHIPFPALLKAFRAWLLSGGTEGVTSTIIFRIRLPRLVLGLSVGGALSVAGVIFQGMFHNPLVEPYTLGISGGAALGVCLFVVRGWQFFRGISLLPLAGFFGALVTLAIVYGISVKKSLLQTNTMLLAGVMISFISSSAIMLLMALSQSLQELHSLLFWTMGSLEENNSRLVILISFSILLLVGVSFLFYRELNTLVLGEEEALHLGVSVHRVKKWLFLLGTLLTALAVSISGMIGFVGLIVPHLMRMLSGSDHRLLIISSFLSGGIFLILADTLARTLIAPVELPVGVITGLAGGSLFIYFLYKKNIILG